CACTAGTTGCAACACATGTCACGGAATGAAGGAAAATACTTAATTGGCAAATGAGTCACTTTAATTAACACAAATCTCAACGCCTAATATCTCAATCTGGTCCTGCCCACTTCAGAGACAGGAAGAAGGTGGGTTTGTTATCGCGTCCGCTTCGGAGTGGCAGATAAAATTATTCTCAAACATCCGCTCCATCCCATTGTTTCGCACAGTATAAGAACGAGCTCTGGTGCGCAAAGTATCATCACTACGGACACGGCCCTGATCGCGATGAAGCTGTACGTGTTGCTGGCCCTCCTAGGCACCGCACTCGGTAAGCTAAGGACAACAAGGTCTATACATCTCTCGGACATTTGCTGTTTAAATATACGGCATCGCACGCGCGTGTGTTACCATTTCTATACATCAGCGATTATACTAAGAAGACAACTAATCAACCTAAAGCTACCATATTGTGTTTTCCTTTTGGAGAGCAATCGCACTCATGTGTACAATATCGAGAAAGCGAGATTACTTTTTTTTGTAATGAGTGCCTAAAGATTCTGGTGAATATTGCAGGAACCCTACGAGGAAAAGTGTGGAAAAATTATGAATTGAGGAAGATATTTTGGTTATTAGCCACAGCGCTACTGACTTATTCAAAGCAGAAGAGCAATACCAGAAGAAAAAATGTTATACTGGTGTAATATTTCTTATGCAATGTTCTCCTTAGCCAGGGCTGCAAACAAAAGAGGATACTGCTTGATTTCCCCATAATAAGATAACATCTAAAGAAACCAGACGGGGCCTCCAGTTAACTCCACTTCCGACTTTTCTTCCTGAAACGGCGCTTAAAAGAAGCATTTCTACTCTATGTATGATAGATGGTGGGACCAAGATTTTATAGAACAACAATGAAACAATGCTGTAAACGTAAATTGTTTTTTTATGATAGAATTTAACGTAGTGCATATGTGCATCATGCATCGTTAAAATCAAATACTGGTGTCCTGGGCGTAGCATCATGTGACATACTTGGCCAGGGATTAAGAATTCGCCAAAGTAGTGTCTGAAATAAATCACCGCAACGTATCGGTTGGCAAAATAATAGAAGTGTTCTATTTTTTCCAGCGGCGACAAACCTTGAGAAGCAATGCGGACCGAAGGCCGAGCTCGGGCCTTGCAAAGCTCGGCTGCCGAGGTATTGGTTTAACAAGGAGACTGGCGAATGCGAACTGTTCTACTACGGAGGCTGTGGAGGCAATGAGAACCGATACCTGACGCAAGAGAAGTGCGAGGAGACATGCCTAGACAAAAAACGTaagccttctttttttacttttgtcaATGAGTAATAAAACCGAAAGTGATAAATGAGAAGCTCCTTTAGGGCCTGCTCGTCATTGCTATGCTATCTTATAGTGAAGGCACTGTAGAATTATTGATTCAGGTGATATAGGATGTGCCATAATTTGTCAAATCTCTTCATAGATCTAGCAGTAATTACTGTGTTGTGTATATTAACCACTGTCACCACAAGGTGGTAAACACTGGCATGCATTCTAAGCTTCATTATATTTCATTTCGCCCCCTAGCGATCCCGAAGTCACACGTTGCTGATGAGGCTTACATTGGCATCACGGATGAACTCATGGCTGGTAAGTTGAACTTTTTCGTTTTCAATCAGGCAGCTTTCGTTTACTTTTTCCTCTACTCCTTTCTTTCTCCGAGGTACTTAATTAATGATGCGATGAAATATATTAAGATAGCGAAGTAAGGCAGACAGCATTGTAGGACCACAATACTTGACTTGCAAACGAAAGGCTTGCTTTCCTAATTTCTATGTCGGCGTACAGCTACGCCCCTGCTGTGTTAATACGGCTTGCAGTGATGGGTTATTGGGTGTGTGCAAAACGACGCTACCTTCAGTAAAACTACATCGCTGCAGGTTTTAATTTTCATTTTTAAACGACATAAGCGTAGCTTATCATGCACCTTGTAATTGTATACACTTACTGTCCTTTCTGAAGCGTAGGATTTAATCTATTCGAAACGCTCTTTGAACTGCGATAATCTAAACTATTTTCGTCTACTGCAGTATTATTCCTGCATTCTACCGCTAAGATTTTTAACAATTTGGTTATTTTTACAGCTGCCACAAATTCCGTGTGCCGAAAACCACCGCATCCTGGTCCTTGCATGGGTTCCTTCCCGCGCTTCTACTACGACCAGAAGACCAACTCTTGCCGTCTATTCCTCTATGGAGGATGCGACAGCAACGGCAACAATTTCGAATCGCCCATAGACTGCATGCGATTGTGCGGATCCACGAAGCCTGGAGAGCCCATGCCACGAGTTGCATAGTATAACAGAAACCAGTTCCCTAATAATATCTCCCCACTGAGGGGTCAGAGCATCGAATCACATCTGAAAAAACATAgtagagaaattaggaaagaaaatcAGTCGCGGACATTGAACAAGGCATTGTCCGGAGATTGTTATGCAGCATAGTGGATTATTAACTTTTGACATACGTGTTTGCTGCGATCAATAAATGTGTTTCAAAGCTCAGTCAATAATTGTTGACTCGTTATTGTGCAAAGAACTAAAAGTCAACCATATTATATACAACCAAAAACAGAAGGGTGGAAAGGAACGCGCAATATACGGCTAAAATCTTCGAGCGAATTTCCACATTTGTCATTTATAATATGACGTGCATAACTTGCATTTCGAAGACATCAAAATTTAAGGAATCCGTGTTCCTGGGAAAGTGTTTATTTATCGGAACGCCATTGAGATGTCGCCAGGGCCTTCGTGTGAAAGTTTTGTAAGGAATATTAGGTGTACTGGACTCCCGTAATCTGGATCATTAGTTAAGACCATAACGTCTAAATCACGacgttttttcttgcttttgtctTTGCTCTATTTGCGTAAGCAAAGAGAACGCCAATATCAGAGCAACAAGATCATCTTAAATGAAGTTTCCCTGTAGACGGATTCCGCTGCTGATCCCGGATCACAGCTTCTGCAATGCGTCATTAAGAATAGCCCTGCCAGGAGCGATAAGTATGCCAGTGTCCAATCGTATAAATATATGTCTTGAAGcatgtttctttgtttttaattCTGTATATTTCTGGTCACGTCGTATCTTTGCTATACTCAAGTAAAAAGAGGTTCCTGCTTTTGTATACTCCTGTGTTAAGAACTAATGTGTCTTATGCTGCAAACAAAATATATGACATCCGGAAGTAAAAGCGTTAATTGCAACTTCTGACCGCGAATTCGAGACCATCAAAAAGTGCTTGGTAAACTAGTGCAAAATATAGTTGCAGGTAGGCCATTTATTCAAGTACCCTGAAGTGCCCTTTGCTCAGGATACAGAGTATTACAACTTAGTACAGCGCGGCCGAACCTAGTACAACACTGGCACTACGCTTTTACAGGATTTTACACCAGTGGTTAACGAAAGAATCGACCCCTGTTCAATGAAGGGAATCAGTATTTCGTGTGAGCATACCCTCCCTCACTTCTGCCATGACTGCTTAACTCATCTTTTTCTCATTATCTAATTTTTTGTGCTCGTTCCCCGCCGACTCCGCATTAACTTGGGCACGGTACTGGGTAGGACGGGGTGCTCGCTCTATCGCTGGTCGAGCTCCTAGCTTTTCGGGGGTCACCCGGTCACGTATATTCCGAATGTATTGCCGAGAACGTCCTGCCCGGGCTCAGTGTTCAGGGCTGACTTTGGGATCGGTAGGTTTACTTTGTTCTATATCACGTTTCCGTTGAATCTCGGTCTCTCTAGCCGTCACTGCGCTTTAACATAAAGAGATAGGCATTCTCCGACCATTGTGCTTCACTCCCATGAAGCATGGAATTTTTCAAGTTATATATACCGGTAGCGAAGTGCCAATAGAAGCCCACAAGTCAAGAAAATTGTGACTCATTGCAGTCGTTGCTAAATAGGTATCGCGTGGCAACTAACtgagagcaaaaaataaaaattgatgTCACTACCGTTAATGGCAGTGCTGTGAAAATATTATGCTGCTTGGCGGGTATGTTTCAATTTCCCTAGCGCCCTGAATTTTGACCGGTATGCCAACAGGTATTCTTGTTTTAAGTCTGAAGCGAGCTTGCGACTCGCCTGAGCTGAAGCGCCAGAGCGTTACTAATTAATATGAATGGTgtatgtcttaatgtgaacgTAATTAGGCTGTTATTGGTGCTGATTGCTGCAGCAGATTCGTAAGGAAGGTGAGCGAATATATTGCAAAGATTTGACAGTGCCAATGAGGTTTCAAAAGCGACATCACTGGTATTCATCTAGAATAACGCAACGAATATAATTTTTCGAAAGAAAACATGTTTCAACTAATCGAAAGTACTACTCCCAGTACACAGTCCAGAAGAATAGCCACACTTATGAAACATTTTCACAGAATCAGTCGCAATTCCGTGCTTCACCTTGTATTCCTATCGAACTGCTATCAGACAAGAGAGCATTCCACCACATTATCATATAGAAAACATCCGGCTTACTACATTTGGTCCCTAGGACATTCAAAGCCTGTGTTACGGAAAGTCAATGAACATAGCGCGACGGTTCTTCGTGGAGCGTTCCAGCTTTATCGCACCGATGAGACACACCGCGTCGGATGTCGCCGTATGATCTTACAGGTTAACAAAAATCCTTCACTGACACCTTTCGCCAATGAATGCCGTGCGCTAGGTCACGCAGAATTTGAAACGAAGCGCACAGCACACTTTGAAGAGACACGCAACCGACCCACAATAATACGGTCGAACCCGCCGCGTTCAAATGAGCGACGCCATAAGGCACGGCATAATAAGTGCTTTACACAGGCTTGCCAAGTCTTGCGCCAGAGTCAGCTATTAGTAGACGTAACCAAGAGCGAACTGGTAAATTGTGAAATATAAGAATTAACGTTTTTCATTTTAGTACAAAAATTATTATAAACGAAAAACTTACTTCAATGACAGTATTCTGGACCTCTGGTTAAAATTTTTCAAACGCTTTTCTTTTCATATAGGTTTGCTAGTTTCAGTGTTCGCCCCCCCCCTCACCTAGTCGCGCTTTGGTCGTGCACCATTAACTTACATCTCTGGGAATAATTTCTGGGAAggttttcgttccaagcttcggCACCTATGAAGCTGTACCATCACTGTTCTTTTGAAGCTACTATAGAGAACCGATTACGTGCCTCCCCGAGCGCCGACATATGACGGCCGCTCAAGCCAGTTGGTACTGCACCAGCTGTGGCCATGACGCCAAGACCAGCGGCGCTCATCTGTCCTTATGTATGTTATCTATTTGTGCATTCATCATCAGTCTCTACAGATGCACCGCTAACCTAACTATGGACGTTGGGCAACTTCTATCAGCGAGCCACATTCACCCGCACCTCTAATCTTCAAGGTGGCAACACATAAAATAAAGTTTCATACAGTAATTTCTAGAAGAAACTACGGAACTAGTGTCTACGGTTAGGAAAATCCGTGTGCAACAGAACACGGAATTGCCTAACCATCCTTCTGGCGTCTAACTGTTTCAAGTCTATGTAAACTCCTAATTTTGAACGAATTACTATGTAATAAATAATGAAAGTGACGTTATTAAAATCGCCGGACTAAAGATTCGAACGCAGCACCTCAAGTAAAGACGGCCGATAAATCAATAAGCCATGGCCGCGTTCACCAACAAGAGCCATCAAACGCCCCTAGGAGTTCCTCGCTCGAAGGCagcgcgttgagacacttggtgcttttcgatttggccaccttgaAAGGCTCAAGCGCTGCATTGAGTAGTGTTCGCAGAGTCTTCTGCACTTAAAAATCATTGAGTTCTCTGAATTTAAAACCATGAACACAGACAAATTGTAACAAACGAAGTTACAAGAGCGTCTgcagccacaagcacgaagacgaGTCCAATTCATCTACTTTCCATCATTTCCATGGCGGCTGAGCTatagcagcgccagagttccattAATTATTGTAGCAAATAGTTTGGTATATACGTTCGTGCGTAAAACGCATTCGTAATACAACTTCAGCAAAACCCACCGACGATGATGGTTCAGGTGACAACGAGAGTATTCGTACAGAACCCTCACccacagacacacgcacaaaaatgcgGCGATTTATTCAACTTTTATGACATCACGATTCACTTCACCTGATGTACCCAAGACAGATATTCGTGAACCCGCGATGAAcaaaagtgttttctttttgcagtaACTATTCGAATACGCGTGCGGTGTGTACGCTGCGCAAAACCTACAGCCTGAAAGGTGTCCTGATTTGATGCACGTGTTTCCGTACTTGAGTATCAAAATTACTTTCATCTACATGCTCATGAGCCTATAatatgtccagtgcaggacgaaagcctctctctgcgatctccaattacccctgcctagCGCCATCTGATTCCAACTTACGCCTGGAAGGTGCCGTCAGCTAGCATCAGTATCATATATGCGTGTATCTTATGTATAATCATCATCAAATATGTGTTTCCAAAATCATATCCTTTGTAGAGAGCTAAGGTTATTTGTCCATGCAATATAGAAAAAAACAGTAGCGTGGCACCACTGGCAGTTACTTGCTTTCTATGCAGTCGACACTGGTGCGATTCCTCGCTGCGGACTAAGTTTTCTTAATTTCTTATGTCCCGGTCGCAAGGACATACAGATACCGAGGCACTAAGACAAAATTTATGATTTATTAAAGCCAGTGTCAGTTTAATTCTTCATTTACATTGTTGAACTAGATATTACAGCATTTTTCTATCACGGAagttaaaaaggaagaaaatattgCACAAATTTGAAATTTACTTTTTAGTGTTACTAGATGTTCACTTGCAAATGCAAAAAACATCATAATCCTttctgcagtggttgccgagaaaaacttaTTTGTTGGCATGCATTTAGCCAGTAGCTCCGGATGTAAACAAATAGTGAGTGTTGTCAAATTGGCGCCTTTGTTTACAGATAGGTGAATAGGTGCACATAAGTTCACTCCAATATCTGTAAGCTTTCAAGCAATTGCACACATATTGGAGATAATGCATTACGTGCCTTTACTAATAGATGGTCGTACTGAAATTGAGGAAAAAGACACGTATGTAATGATCTTCCACTCGACAGTATATTTCAGGAATGTCTCCCGTCGGGTAATATATTATAACGTTCCAGTCTCGTGGAACAGAAAAACATTGGCAAAATTTGAGCTTAAGAACGCAGTTCTTTCTTGCGCAAACTTACACACAATAAAGACAAGTGAGAGCCAAACAAAAGCGATAGCGGCGAGGAAATGTGCCGCTCGGTGAGTTTGAACAGACGGTGACGTCCTTTCGTTCGTTATGTATATATCAATGTGCATTTTAGAGCAATCAAATGTACTCTCTAGAACACAAATGGATAATCATATCTGAGCCGCGCGCTCAACCAGATTGAACGAGACTCAATAAAAAATGAACACCGCAGAAGTGTCTTGCGCCTAACGATTACTTGATTGTAGTGATAAACGCGTGGAACATTTTAGGGGTGACAATGCAACCTATTTCTGAATATAATTCAAATTAAAGAAATTCAAAAAGTTTCAATTGAGTAATTGAATCTTCTTCTGCAAAGAACCCGAGCTCGTAGAGTCATTTGTTGCGGTCTAGAAGACAATTCTATAAAAATACCAAGTTTTATACAGCACCGCCCATTCCAAGGCAAATCAAAATAGGTCTCCATATTAAGTTTTTCGTTTGTTCTGAATGCATTTAGAACTGTCGCTGTACAACTTAGCTCCTTGAACTGTAAGTATATCCAGTGCAATGATTAGCGAAGTACTGCCATATTCAAGAAATAACTGTGAGGCCATAAAATTGCGGCATAGTACTGTGAGTTGATGAAAGCAGGAGAATATTCACTTAACACTTTGTACGACACAATGTACCAAAGGCCTTATAATCCTTCTGTGCATGAAATGCGCTTAAACACCGTATAACCCGTCATACTAGCCACATCGCAATGGCGTTGCACTGCTTAGCTGGATGTCCCATGTTCAATCAGtaccgcggtggccgcatttcgatgaaggtgaGATGCGAAAATTCTCGGGCACCGCGCATCGATTGGGTGCATGTTAGAGAACCTAAGGTATTAAAGCTTGACCCGCAGTCGCACCACTAACCCGTGTCTCATATTTGTATCACTGGTTACTCACGTAAAACGCAATAACGTTTTTGTACACTGGACTTCACAGCTCAACTTCCTTGCTTCTCTGCCTTTCAAACAGTTAGGCTGCTTAGTTAAACGCAGCAGCAACCATAATTGCGCACACCATGCGGGTGAGACACGTGGAGGGAACGAGCGTTACAGGTGAGTGAGTCAATGAGTGAAAGAACTtaatttggtccactatagacgtaagcaaactcaacgtcacctgactagacccactcggggaccatcaggtgaaacctgtcggccctctcgcgagccactgccaggatttgagaggtctgatcctgagccctaattagcttcataatttcctcttgggtgaaatgGGGACCGGCAGATGCGCAGCCCCACAGGAGTTGCTCGAAGACCGCATATTCACCACACAGAGGTAACACCTCCTACAGGTAATACCACTTCTTGCAAAACCATCGGAAATGAGAAATTGGGGACTTGCATAAACATTTGTTTTGCGCCACTTGTGCTGGGAAGTTTGGTTTAGCCGAGCCATTCCTAGGCGTGatagttttttttgtgtgtgttcctATTGGCACACTTAGGCTAGTTGGTAATAACTTCTTATGAGCACGGCAGCGCAAATATAGGGGATGAAAAGAGCAGAGCCTGAGCGAGCGCTAACTCACAAATGTACCTAGGCACACAAAATGCAGCAGTAACTTTAAAAAACCAGGCGCGGCCACAGTCGCGAAAAGGCGCGCGCGGCGTGCCGCAGTCGGCAGAAAGCCTGCTGGCAAAAAAAGGCGGGAAGCAATATTTCCCTGACGAGGAACAAATGATACCGGAGCTAACTTTTCGGCGTACCAGTCGCAGCCTATCGACGAGACCAAAGAGAAGCCGCCAGCTTCATTCCCATGGATAAACGTCACGATAAACTACAGCCTTCCCTGCGCGTCGCTGATCACGCCGCAATGTTAAAAGATTGCCGTGGATCACAAAGTCGCCCACAAGTGTTTTCATCCTAATAATGGCACATTATGCCGCTTGTAGCTTTCTGCGCGTGGTTGCTCGACGGTCCGGTCGTGTCATTACGATGTAAATGTGCGCACGAGgactcaaaaaaaaaacaaagaacacgaAGCCAAGAACGCGATAGTTAGGTACTCAAAGGTTCTACGCAACATAGTGCATCGCCCTGTAAAAGCAGACTATGCGACTAACTGAATCCAGATTATAATCGAGACATTATGTGCTCCCATCGGACGGCGTTGACCAATCGTGCTCCTGCTTGGCCTATTGTATTTCCAGTTCTTGAGGCGCAAATATAGATTGGAAGTTAGCAGCTGCGCTGTGTGTAGCTGGCTCCAGCTGTGAGTTAGCAGCGCATCCAGTTTCTTTCATTTTCCTCGTCTTCTTTTCTGGTGCCGGTTTTAAAATAGCGGCAGTTGAGAAAACTAACAGCATGTTGAGGGTATTGATGTGAAATGTTTTGTAGCGTTGTTTTACGAAATCCATAGACCACTGGATGGTATTTAATTGGATGATATCATTCTGAGCTATTGCGTAGGGCATATTGGTTTCGCATTTTCCACATACGCGACCGCTTCACCGTGGCACCTGCTTCAGTCAGCAACCAATCAGGATCCATCGACGATAGCCGGGTCCTCCCGCTTATGTCACTTTGAAACAAATAACAGCCTACACATGTTACAATCTTTGAATATTTATATAATTAGGTGCAGAATGAGAAAGCATGACATTTTCAGCACTCCAGGTATCAAGTCGGCATGCCTCAGAGGGCGAGACTTCCTGTGGAAGCCCTGTCTTCATAAACTGGTAGTTGCGCGCTATTCGCCTGATAAAGGTGCGTTGAGTTGCCGCTCTGAATCAAGTGTTTTGTCTCCAATGAGTTTGTTCTAGTTTTCGCAACCAGTCTCGCGAGCTCGCTGAACAGGATGCATAGTTGCGCCAACTACATTGTCCTTCAGTATTGCGCATCTGGGATGGCTACTCATTTTTTATCTGTTCATTGCGTGCGGAATGTCATTCATAGCGACTGTTTCTGCGTGTTCTTAGCGCGCACGGTTCCCACGTGTTGTCTTCTTATCTGTGCTAACATAAAACTTTCCCTTTACTGTGTCTATATTCTAGACGCCGATCGAAAGGCGTAGTTGTCCAGTCTTGAGTGTATAAGGTGCGGGGCTGCGCATCGCCGAGCCATTTCGATGCAGTGACTTTGACGGTGCTAGTACCGTGATTTCCGCCGAGCTTGCACTCGTTGCAATGTCATTTTTTTTCGGTTACGCCATGAACTATTTATTTCCACCGATTGATTTATATCTGACGAAATCATGATAAAGGTTAACTCGACATACTTTTATAATCATACCAAGAGAGCCCGGCTTCAAATGACCATACGTTTAAAATACTCCCCTTGTTGTAACGGTGTCTACACCCCTATTCCAGTTTCCATGCATGAGCTTATATGGGAATTCCTGGCATGGAACACATATATAATGGATGGTGCGTGCGTTTTCGCGCGGGGGGTAATGAGGCGAGACAGAAGTAGCCTGCAGCATTAGTCCGACACCGATGAACAAGAGGTAGAGGTTGCTCCTCATGAGCTGCTGTCACGCCTGTGGTGCTCGCcttgtaaatatttgtaaatatacattTTTGTGCAACAATATCAGCTATCTTCCTTGACTAACGAATTTAGTCGATCGGAAGCCTGCTTACTACCGAGTATTCACAAACCTACTACACTATTaacgctattaacgttcttgcggtctacggggcttcacgacagactctaagaatgccgccccctaccgttctgtagtgtacgcgctttgttcgtgcttgtctccctttctttctatctctcccttccactctgtttctctttttatccctcttaatccttccccctgcgcagggcagccaaccggaactacctctggttaacctccctgcctttctctgcattattttctctctctctctctctactacgCAAACCCTGGTTTGGCGACGCAATTGATCACTGCTGCCCTCGTCATCATGTTCCTTCTGTCAGGCTGGTAATTTTTAATTGAAGAGAAAGTAGGCTTATTATCGCTGTGATAAGATCGGCATAAAATGACCTTGAAAACGATCGTGCTTAGAGGGAGTAGCTTAACTCTGTGAATGATTCACAAATGCGCTTTCATATATCAGAAGCACATAACTTGCTATCAGATAACGCGCCTGAGACGCAATAAAATATGCAGCAAACTAAGGCACAGATATGGAGCGAACTGCAAGAGTAATCACATCATGATCAATATTATTTGTGCACCACTTGAAACGACGACCCGGGGACGAAAGTTCGCGCTTTTTTCATTTGCATCGAGAATTGTAACTCACTAGCCCGAACCAGTGCCCTTCTAAGCCATAAAACCAATCCGCTGAAGCCATGCTTACAGAGAAGGCATCTTGACTTAGGTATTCTGCAACTTCGACCTGCACTATACCCTGCAGGCCCGAGTAGCGTTTAGGTAGAGCTTAAGCTCTTGCAGCTATTTATGTGTCGCTCTGCAAGCTGTCGCGAGATTTATTCAATAGCGGTAGATGTAAAGTGCATTCGGGGCGCTACCCCCAAAAACGCTAGAGGGAAAGGCGTCCATCGAAAAAACGCCGCATGCCTTGCGCACATGTGGCACCCTCTGGGAAAGCATCGTATTCACGCCCTGCAAGAACACTGGTGACGTGGGTTTCATACCGCGCATTGTTGGAGAAATTATGATAGATTCGTAGTCGCACGCACCTGGCTACACAATTTGACATTAAAGATATTCATTCAAGAGAGGAACACACTCATTGCCACAAAGCCAGTGAATCAAGTTGGAATCAAGAATGTTCATTGAAGCTCATGCAGAAAGAGGAAGGGTAATCCAagccaactgtcccaaccttggcgGTCGACGATCAGCGATTTTTTTGAAAAAGAATTGAGGACTatctatttaaagcaagaagCCTTTGTGTAAAACATTTTTGCGAAAAAGATTTTGAGCACCGCTAGAaagatttgcaatttttttagaaAGCTCGAAAGTATGCGTGGTAAAAGCCATTGTCAAAAATTTTTCTCTTCTTAAGTTAGGCGAGCACACAATTTCCCCTTGAGATTGAAGATAGGCTTTTCACTAAAAAAAAAGGTGTTATCGATCTTTACGTTTCCGTGAGTTTTTTATAAAGCAttaaatatgcaaaatttggtgctcattgggaatttttttgcagaaagCTAACTTTTACCGAAAGGTTATATTTCATAATAACTAATTGTCAGCAAGTTGTACTGTAAgcgaaaaataatttgggacAAATATAACGTCAAATGGCCTGTACACCTGGCCAcaaacttgcaaaaaaatttaGTTTTAGCCTATGCTTAGTCGTAAATTTCGCATTGAGGTGGTCTGCTGAAAAATATGCTGAATAgtgtatttattagaaacatTTATTGTCTTACAAAGAGAGAAACTATTGtcaaattactttttgttttaagcaggaaaaacacttttgaatttgtgttataccGGTCTCAGTGCTTGCACGTGATTCGCCTTCGTAGCAAAGTGTCCCAGCCATAAGTAGAACTTGCGAGGACGCAAAATTTCCTCAGTCGATGGAAGAACATGCAGACAAGACAATCAGCTCCTCGAGCTTTTACGTTagtgctttattagaaattataagCCTAGCCAATAAAAAACGCGAGCCGCAATAGAGCGGATTCAACCGGATGTCGCCGTACACCGACGGCCTGCGTAGCGTCGTCACGCGGCATGGGAAAGTTACGCCGGTGAATACAGAGTGCAGTTACGTACACTACGATTTAGAAATGGGTGAAAACATTGTTAATAAGAAGAGAAACTGCTGCTTGATTGCGGCAAATATGTAGTAAATGTCAGCCAACACAATCGCGTTTTAGCGACCATGTTTGTAATGATGTTAGAGGAGTGATGTCGACTCGTCGTTAAATGTATTGGCATGCTTAAGTTCAAACTACTGCATTTAAAAAGATGATGTAAAGAAATAAACACGTTTAGTTGCCcgccctctctgtctttcttgtaTTTAAATGCTAAATTCAGACCGAATGAGGCAGTCCGCAGAGCGTTGTGAAGCGCACGATTTAACATCTAGTCTGCGAtaactggtgaaaaaaaaagggaaggctCGTTGGAGTTACCGACTGTAAAAAGGTTGCGCCTTGAATCAGTGGTTCTGCAGCTCACCGGCGCAGATGGGCGCGAAGTTTGAGCTTGCGTTGTTACGAACCACCGGAAGTACGTAGTGCCCATGCGCATCAAAACAAAGCCTACGAAGCCTGTGTAGCAGTTCAtgtgaagcagacgcgctcctatttcttccgtggcacgttgaagaataCGACGAACACCCGCGCCGTGATTGCTTCAGTGTAtatgttgctggctgacactcaccCTCACAGACCCAACCA
The sequence above is a segment of the Dermacentor variabilis isolate Ectoservices chromosome 7, ASM5094787v1, whole genome shotgun sequence genome. Coding sequences within it:
- the LOC142588668 gene encoding actinia tenebrosa protease inhibitors-like, producing MKQYLFLALLGTALAAANFEEQCAPKAEVGMCKAGLPRYWFNKETGECELFYYGGCGGNENRYLTQKKCEETCLDKKPIQKSHVAEEAYIGITDELVAAAANSVCRKSPHPGPCRGSFPRFYYDQKTNSCRLFLYGGCDSNGNNFESPIDCMRLCGSTKPGEPMPRVAYLNLVLPTSETGRRWVCYRVRFGVADKIILKHPLHPIVSHSIRTSSGAQSIITTDTALIAMKLYVLLALLGTALAATNLEKQCGPKAELGPCKARLPRYWFNKETGECELFYYGGCGGNENRYLTQEKCEETCLDKKPIPKSHVADEAYIGITDELMAGKLNFFVFNQAAFVYFFLYSFLSPRYLINDAMKYIKIAK